The Vespula vulgaris chromosome 4, iyVesVulg1.1, whole genome shotgun sequence genome has a segment encoding these proteins:
- the LOC127063454 gene encoding uncharacterized protein LOC127063454, with protein sequence MMKEKLNKNFRGQNKTNEISINELKATIPFQIPESKWQNIFEEENDSFIVNSILNEIISSTMNAIYNVYLEKAVYSFVVHCSHIAWLQLFDAMDLQYDLGEDPASIKKYWMGDEEHKPSPVDLLCFKNVEIRKKCQICPSSENYKKSSN encoded by the exons atgatgaaagagaaattaaataaaaattttcgagGACAGAATAAAACTAATGAAATTTCTATCAACGAGCTTAAAGCGACTATTCCTTTTCAAATACCAGAATCTAAATggcaaaatatttttgaagaagAGAATGATTCCTTCATTgtaaattctattttaaatgaaatcatttCTTCGACGATGAATGCAATTTACAATGTCTATCTTGAAAAAGCAGTTTACTCATTTGTAGTTCACTGTTCGCATATAGCTTGGTTACAACTATTCGAT gCAATGGACTTACAGTATGATTTAGGTGAAGATCCTgcatcaattaaaaaatactggATGGGAGACGAAGAACACAAACCATCTCCGGTTGATTTATTATGCTTTAAAAACGTCGAAATACGTAAAAAATGTCAAATTTGTCCATCTTCcgaaaactataaaaaatcatcaaactga
- the LOC127063451 gene encoding protein PFC0760c: protein MKLVAVLGLLCCLAIGALASPVPKISDNKASVANALVSGRQAQAPPVAAEDDDDDDDDDDDVDLDITGDDDDDDDDDDDDDDDDDDDDYLERFIEDILGGEEDDDDDEDEEVSQTASQVTPVAASPIQSAPLIASQSIPAAVQADLNAAAASVENTAEETAIGGEPTSSDDDAYDEVEEAGDVVPEGQTVGQESGLEGADSIVNPVVQPANSQAAAAQNDDDDDDDDDDDDVDLDITEDDDDEDDEDDEDDDDDDDDDEDAIADITSARHAHDLESEPSSYVPAIYVAKYNHFVDNILERINKILSANYDPVMVKLTNPNSNSKSNKKKNNSKSKKNKYGSKKSTSGLVAHISENINNEESNDIQKMTDSHKNSPIATTLMDIELPTTMSTLGSSDSAIAQNRIRNAKRKSSHFQNKKSNRNKTKNRNKIKNSTSGSNKNKGKARAILYGLASLQRSGDVSVNMMSDHTTIKTKFTLGPLILKVEKEFGRAAKKELRSATATTAGMSGKLSLRVLHGGAATLHSIRVLQPKQVRVESADDHDRTREFVWRRSSHIAHLVSQKLLTATRSMLRPPPVPALAA, encoded by the exons ATGAAACTAGTGGCAGTGCTTGGATTGCTATGCTGTCTTGCCATAGGAGCATTGGCATCACCAGTGCCGAAAATCAGCGATAATAAAGCATCGGTTGCGAATGCTCTCGTCTCAGGAAGACAAGCGCAAGCACCACCGGTTGCTGCGgaagatgatgacgatgacgatgatgatgacgacgacgtcgatCTCGATATTACAGgggatgacgacgatgacgatgacgacgacgatgacgacgacgacgacgacgatgacgatgattatTTGGAACGTTTTATTGAGGATATTTTAGGag GCGAGgaagatgacgatgacgacgaagatgagGAAGTGAGTCAAACGGCTTCACAAGTAACACCTGTGGCAGCCTCACCGATACAATCTGCACCCTTGATAGCCTCGCAATCGATACCGGCAGCAGTTCAAGCTGATTTGAACGCTGCTGCAGCATCCGTGGAGAATACGGCTGAGGAAACAGCTATTGGAGGTGAACCTACGTCGTCCGACGATGATGCTTACGACGAGGTCGAGGAAGCTGGGGACGTTGTGCCCGAAGGTCAAACCGTTGGCCAGGAATCCGGACTTGAAGGTGCAGACTCTATTGTAAATCCTGTTGTCCAACCAGCCAATTCTCAAGCTGCTGCGGCACagaatgacgacgacgacgacgacgatgacgacgacgacgacgtcgacctTGATATCAcggaagacgacgacgacgaagacgacgaggacgacgaagatgacgacgatgatgacgacgatgatgaggACGCTATTGCGGACATCACCAGCGCCAGACATGCAC ATGATTTGGAGTCGGAACCCAGCAGTTATGTACCAGCCATCTATGTTGCAAAATACAATCATTTTGTAGACAACATTCTCGAGaggattaataaaattttaagcgCTAATTATGATCCAGTGATGGTCAAATTAACTAATCCAAACTCGAACTCGAAatcgaataagaagaaaaacaattctaaaagtaaaaagaataaatacgGTTCAAAGAAGAGTACTTCTGGATTGGTCGCACATATCtctgaaaatataaacaatgaaGAGTCGAACGACATACAG aAAATGACAGATTCTCACAAAAACTCGCCCATAGCTACAACTTTAATGGATATAGAATTACCAACAACGATGTCGACTCTTGGATCATCTGACAGTGCCATTGCACAAAATCGTATAAGAAATGCCAAACGAAAATCAtctcattttcaaaataaaaagtcgAATCgtaacaaaacgaaaaatcgaaacaaaatcaaaaattcCACAAGCGGTAGTAACAAAAATAAG GGTAAGGCAAGAGCGATTTTATATGGGCTCGCTTCGCTTCAAAGATCAGGAGATGTATCGGTAAATATGATGAGTGATCATACGACTATCAAAACGAAATTTACCTTGGGACCTTTAATACTCAAAGTCGAAAAAGAGTTCGGTAGAGCCGCGAAAAAAGAACTTAGAAGTGCAACTGCTACAACAGCAGGAATGTCTGGTAAACTGAGTCTTCGTGTGCTGCACGGAGGTGCTGCCACGTTGCATTCCATTCGTGTTTTACAACCCAAACAG gTTCGTGTTGAAAGCGCGGATGATCACGATAGAACAAGAGAATTCGTTTGGAGAAGATCATCTCACATCGCTCATTTAGTATCTCAAAAACTTTTAACAGCTACAAGATCAATGTTACGACCTCCACCTGTCCCAGCACTTGCCGCTTAA
- the LOC127063450 gene encoding zinc finger protein 846-like isoform X2, with translation MSYNFQCQIQKADTKLRGILKLGSCMAKNIESVLKVEDNFSDIVSNTILHKRVTDNINNDVRTCSNSIDEPSVQLDVQSFSNDQHVFTSEIINDNIESNDKCNSIIVLENKQKTYKVVENVKLPQSCEKITNKSNNLTCHSPSLITETDCVKEELSHEKHLSESNDNSIDQSTVSREQIFKIEIKDELHLEELSYNTLAENSSKNINIQEEGKPIDNCSDDEEKPLISRTSRQKCLLCIKSFATRLALQRHMIVHKHKTKLRYVCYICDKQFSNIAKLKNHIFNRHDTHENNKKREKENSEDKDVHLKTEHLDSNCNNSIENTKTEKKNCKFTCKVCSKQFTYQKSFFTHAKSHPEYNSEDLNDISSETGTQLNEIKSKSVLKQSESDDGNNDDIDDIDNDDDNDNDNDNDNLPMENPQCTQCGKLFATKRNLKRHISTHSGLKYNCSTCGKGFSRIDKLKDHEQSKHKDEIFGNSEEENEDDTDNENKVNGGSNDRKKGRHNRPHKCAICPKAFAQQQSLANHIERHKRAKDSQKRFLCEVCSKCFAQSGSLVAHMRTHTGIKPYVCNVCSRAFTKSTYLQLHLRTHSGEKPYICQYCSRAFARANTLARHITMHTGEAKYHCQICTKSFRRLTSLNEHTYTHTGQRPYACKICTKRYNNAGSLYAHTKKCKAQQLSNSTTTFTLPMDNTLQQNGGPTPQVLIYSQRKLVEDGTVGQVTPSSQYMIANVHNQKALSTNIMQPFTVEDPNVCTVNSKQFKNPYYSIYPNV, from the exons ATgtcatataattttcaatgtcAAATACAAAAAGCAGATACAAAATTGCGTGGAATATTGAAACTTGGATCATGTATggcaaaaaatattgaaagtgtATTGAAAGTTGAAGATAATTTTTCTGATATTGTCTCAAAtacaatattacataaaagggttacagataatattaataatgatgtcAGAACGTGCAGTAACAGTATCGATGAACCATCTGTACAACTTGATGTACAAAGTTTTTCCAATGATCAACATGTCTTTACttctgaaataattaatgataatatagaaTCTAATGACAAGTGCAATTCAATAATTGTACTagagaataaacaaaaaacatataaagttgtagaaaatgtaaaattaccTCAAAGTTgtgaaaaaattacaaataagtCAAATAATCTAACATGTCATTCGCCTAGTTTAATTACAGAAACAGATTGTGTTAAAGAAGAATTATCTCATGAGAAACATTTATCAGAAAGTAATGATAATTCCATTGACCAAAGTACTGTTAGCCGAGaacaaatattcaaaattgaaataaaagatgagTTACATTTAGAAGAATTATCCTATAATACACTTGCAGAAAATTCatccaaaaatattaatattcaagaagaaggaaaaccTATTGATAATTGTAGCGATGATGAAGAAAAACCTTTAATTAGCAGGACTTCAAGGCAGAAATGTCTACTTTGCATTAAATCATTTGCTACACGTTTAGCTTTACAAAGACATATGATAGTACATAAACACAAAACAAAATTACGTTATGTTTGTTACATATGTgataaacaattttcaaatattgcaaaattaaaaaatcacaTTTTCAATAGACATGACAcacatgaaaataataagaaaagagagaaagaaaacagtgAAGATAAAGACGTACATTTAAAAACGGAACATCTTGATAGTAATTGCAATAATTCCATAGAAAATActaaaactgaaaaaaaaaattgtaaatttacaTGCAAAGTTTGTTCTAAACAATTTACATATCAAAAATCTTTCTTCACCCATGCTAAAAGTCATCCAGAATATAATTCTGAagatttaaatgatatttctaGTGAAACTGGAACTCaattaaatgaaatcaaaaGTAAATCAGTACTGAAACAAAGTGAGTCAGATGATGgaaataatgatgatattgatgatattgataatgacgatgacaatgacaatgataatgataatgataatttacCAATGGAAAATCCTCAGTGTACACAGTGTGGAAAATTGTTTGCAACCAAAAGAAATCTTAAAAGGCATATCTCTACCCACAGTGGTTTGAAATACAATTGTTCAACTTGTGGAAAAGGATTTTCaagaatagataaattaaAGGATCATGAACAGTCAAAGCATAAGGATGAAATATTTGGTAATtcagaagaagagaatgaagatGATAcggataatgaaaataaagttaaTGGTGGTTCTAATGATCGAAAAAAG gGTAGACATAATAGGCCACATAAATGTGCTATCTGTCCAAAAGCATTTGCTCAGCAACAGTCTTTAGCTAATCACATAGAAAGGCATAAACGTGCTAAAGATAGTCAGAAACGATTTTTGTGCGAAGTTTGTAGCAAATGTTTTGCTCAAAGTGGTTCACTGGTTGCTCATATGCGTACTCATACTGGCATTAAACCATATGTGTGTAATGTCTGCAGTAGAGCTTTCACTAAAAGCACATATCTACAATTACATTTAAGAACTCATAGTGGAGAAAAGCCTTATATTTGTCAATATTGTAGTAGAGCATTTGCACGTGCCAATACTTTAGCCAGGCATATAACGATGCATACAGGAGAAGCTAAATATCACTGCCAGATTTGTACTAAGTCTTTCAGACGATTAACTTCATTAAatgaacatacatacacgcatactgGTCAGAGACCATATGCATGTAAAATATGTACAAAAAGATATAACAATGCAGGTTCTTTGTATGCACatacaaaaaaatgtaaagcTCAGCAGTTGTCTAACTCGACAACAACTTTTACTCTTCCAATGGATAACACATTACAACAAAATGGTGGACCTACTCCACAGGTTTTAATCTATTCTCAAAGAAAACTAGTAGAAGATGGTACTGTTGGTCAAGTTACACCATCTTCGCAATACATGATTGCTAATGTACATAATCAAAAAGCCTTATCTACAAATATTATGCAACCATTTACGGTTGAGGATCCAAATGTATGTACAGTCAATTCTAAACAGTTTAAAAATccttattattctatataccCAAATGTATAA
- the LOC127063450 gene encoding zinc finger protein 93-like isoform X1: protein MVQDKRVLGRNSVLFEEMELSADGRTIKSFEDIRVNLKEDCRICLRRCNEACQLFQNDKGFSQKLMAFAAVQVEEGDGLPSVICYHCSQLLDMSYNFQCQIQKADTKLRGILKLGSCMAKNIESVLKVEDNFSDIVSNTILHKRVTDNINNDVRTCSNSIDEPSVQLDVQSFSNDQHVFTSEIINDNIESNDKCNSIIVLENKQKTYKVVENVKLPQSCEKITNKSNNLTCHSPSLITETDCVKEELSHEKHLSESNDNSIDQSTVSREQIFKIEIKDELHLEELSYNTLAENSSKNINIQEEGKPIDNCSDDEEKPLISRTSRQKCLLCIKSFATRLALQRHMIVHKHKTKLRYVCYICDKQFSNIAKLKNHIFNRHDTHENNKKREKENSEDKDVHLKTEHLDSNCNNSIENTKTEKKNCKFTCKVCSKQFTYQKSFFTHAKSHPEYNSEDLNDISSETGTQLNEIKSKSVLKQSESDDGNNDDIDDIDNDDDNDNDNDNDNLPMENPQCTQCGKLFATKRNLKRHISTHSGLKYNCSTCGKGFSRIDKLKDHEQSKHKDEIFGNSEEENEDDTDNENKVNGGSNDRKKGRHNRPHKCAICPKAFAQQQSLANHIERHKRAKDSQKRFLCEVCSKCFAQSGSLVAHMRTHTGIKPYVCNVCSRAFTKSTYLQLHLRTHSGEKPYICQYCSRAFARANTLARHITMHTGEAKYHCQICTKSFRRLTSLNEHTYTHTGQRPYACKICTKRYNNAGSLYAHTKKCKAQQLSNSTTTFTLPMDNTLQQNGGPTPQVLIYSQRKLVEDGTVGQVTPSSQYMIANVHNQKALSTNIMQPFTVEDPNVCTVNSKQFKNPYYSIYPNV, encoded by the exons ATGGTGCAAGATAAAAGAGTTTTAGGCCGCAACAGTGTTTTGTTCGAAGAAATGGAATTGTCGGCTGATGGGAGAACCATTAAAAGCTTTGAAGATATACGAGTAAATTTAAAGGAAGATTGCCGTATCTGTTTACGAAGGTGCAACGAAGCATGTCAACTGTTTCAAAACGACAAAGGCTTTTCTCAAAAACTAATGGCATTTGCTGCCGTACAG GTAGAAGAAGGAGATGGTTTACCATCAGTAATATGTTATCATTGTTCTCAACTTCTTGACATgtcatataattttcaatgtcAAATACAAAAAGCAGATACAAAATTGCGTGGAATATTGAAACTTGGATCATGTATggcaaaaaatattgaaagtgtATTGAAAGTTGAAGATAATTTTTCTGATATTGTCTCAAAtacaatattacataaaagggttacagataatattaataatgatgtcAGAACGTGCAGTAACAGTATCGATGAACCATCTGTACAACTTGATGTACAAAGTTTTTCCAATGATCAACATGTCTTTACttctgaaataattaatgataatatagaaTCTAATGACAAGTGCAATTCAATAATTGTACTagagaataaacaaaaaacatataaagttgtagaaaatgtaaaattaccTCAAAGTTgtgaaaaaattacaaataagtCAAATAATCTAACATGTCATTCGCCTAGTTTAATTACAGAAACAGATTGTGTTAAAGAAGAATTATCTCATGAGAAACATTTATCAGAAAGTAATGATAATTCCATTGACCAAAGTACTGTTAGCCGAGaacaaatattcaaaattgaaataaaagatgagTTACATTTAGAAGAATTATCCTATAATACACTTGCAGAAAATTCatccaaaaatattaatattcaagaagaaggaaaaccTATTGATAATTGTAGCGATGATGAAGAAAAACCTTTAATTAGCAGGACTTCAAGGCAGAAATGTCTACTTTGCATTAAATCATTTGCTACACGTTTAGCTTTACAAAGACATATGATAGTACATAAACACAAAACAAAATTACGTTATGTTTGTTACATATGTgataaacaattttcaaatattgcaaaattaaaaaatcacaTTTTCAATAGACATGACAcacatgaaaataataagaaaagagagaaagaaaacagtgAAGATAAAGACGTACATTTAAAAACGGAACATCTTGATAGTAATTGCAATAATTCCATAGAAAATActaaaactgaaaaaaaaaattgtaaatttacaTGCAAAGTTTGTTCTAAACAATTTACATATCAAAAATCTTTCTTCACCCATGCTAAAAGTCATCCAGAATATAATTCTGAagatttaaatgatatttctaGTGAAACTGGAACTCaattaaatgaaatcaaaaGTAAATCAGTACTGAAACAAAGTGAGTCAGATGATGgaaataatgatgatattgatgatattgataatgacgatgacaatgacaatgataatgataatgataatttacCAATGGAAAATCCTCAGTGTACACAGTGTGGAAAATTGTTTGCAACCAAAAGAAATCTTAAAAGGCATATCTCTACCCACAGTGGTTTGAAATACAATTGTTCAACTTGTGGAAAAGGATTTTCaagaatagataaattaaAGGATCATGAACAGTCAAAGCATAAGGATGAAATATTTGGTAATtcagaagaagagaatgaagatGATAcggataatgaaaataaagttaaTGGTGGTTCTAATGATCGAAAAAAG gGTAGACATAATAGGCCACATAAATGTGCTATCTGTCCAAAAGCATTTGCTCAGCAACAGTCTTTAGCTAATCACATAGAAAGGCATAAACGTGCTAAAGATAGTCAGAAACGATTTTTGTGCGAAGTTTGTAGCAAATGTTTTGCTCAAAGTGGTTCACTGGTTGCTCATATGCGTACTCATACTGGCATTAAACCATATGTGTGTAATGTCTGCAGTAGAGCTTTCACTAAAAGCACATATCTACAATTACATTTAAGAACTCATAGTGGAGAAAAGCCTTATATTTGTCAATATTGTAGTAGAGCATTTGCACGTGCCAATACTTTAGCCAGGCATATAACGATGCATACAGGAGAAGCTAAATATCACTGCCAGATTTGTACTAAGTCTTTCAGACGATTAACTTCATTAAatgaacatacatacacgcatactgGTCAGAGACCATATGCATGTAAAATATGTACAAAAAGATATAACAATGCAGGTTCTTTGTATGCACatacaaaaaaatgtaaagcTCAGCAGTTGTCTAACTCGACAACAACTTTTACTCTTCCAATGGATAACACATTACAACAAAATGGTGGACCTACTCCACAGGTTTTAATCTATTCTCAAAGAAAACTAGTAGAAGATGGTACTGTTGGTCAAGTTACACCATCTTCGCAATACATGATTGCTAATGTACATAATCAAAAAGCCTTATCTACAAATATTATGCAACCATTTACGGTTGAGGATCCAAATGTATGTACAGTCAATTCTAAACAGTTTAAAAATccttattattctatataccCAAATGTATAA